A single genomic interval of Aquificaceae bacterium harbors:
- a CDS encoding HI0074 family nucleotidyltransferase substrate-binding subunit yields MSQRRIFIEKLAKAIERLEEVLKLEKNAVVRDSAIQRFEFTFDLAWKTLKLYLEEVEGLECRSPKGCLRLAFSVGLIDNDPYWLQICDYRNLTSHTYDEELADKIYEELPKVLEYFKRLYGLIS; encoded by the coding sequence ATGAGCCAGAGAAGGATATTCATTGAAAAGCTCGCAAAGGCTATAGAAAGGTTGGAAGAGGTGCTAAAGCTGGAAAAAAACGCAGTGGTTAGAGATTCCGCCATACAGAGGTTTGAATTTACCTTTGACCTTGCGTGGAAAACCCTCAAGCTTTATCTTGAAGAGGTGGAAGGTCTTGAATGCAGGTCTCCAAAGGGATGCCTAAGGCTTGCCTTTTCTGTTGGTCTAATAGATAACGACCCCTATTGGCTTCAGATATGTGACTATAGAAACCTTACCTCCCACACCTACGATGAGGAGTTAGCGGATAAAATATACGAAGAACTGCCAAAGGTGTTAGAATACTTTAAAAGGCTTTACGGATTGATATCATGA
- a CDS encoding gluconokinase, with translation MIEQLSKSLSAEVLQTHTSWVLLLEKVVYKIKKPVNFGFLDYSTLEKRLENCKKELELNRRLCGWVYMDVVPISYVDGEYRIEDPSNPVEYAVKMRRIPEERLLKNMLSKVSQEDMKELARHIANFHAKAERRDEFGRLEVMKFNTDENFLQTEKYIGITIDKEDYEFIKEKTEDFYRKYSDLFEKRIKDGRIKDGHGDIRLEHVAFLEEGICVFDCIEFNDRFRCGDVINDMCFLSMELELVGRRDLSQVYEEEYKKITQDEEFDLFLPFFKCYRAYVRGKVNSFLLDDPHYEKKDEAKKLARRLFKLSRSYAETIP, from the coding sequence ATGATAGAACAGTTATCAAAAAGTCTAAGTGCGGAGGTTTTACAGACTCATACAAGCTGGGTATTGCTTTTAGAGAAGGTGGTTTACAAGATTAAAAAGCCAGTAAACTTTGGCTTTCTGGACTATTCTACCTTAGAGAAAAGGCTTGAAAACTGCAAAAAAGAGCTGGAGCTAAACAGAAGGCTATGTGGATGGGTATACATGGATGTGGTTCCCATAAGTTATGTAGATGGTGAATATCGTATAGAAGACCCCTCAAACCCAGTGGAGTATGCGGTGAAGATGAGAAGGATACCAGAGGAAAGGCTTCTAAAAAACATGCTTTCAAAGGTCTCTCAAGAGGACATGAAAGAACTTGCAAGACATATAGCAAACTTCCATGCAAAGGCAGAGAGGCGAGATGAGTTCGGAAGGCTTGAGGTAATGAAGTTCAACACCGACGAAAACTTTTTACAAACTGAAAAATACATAGGCATAACCATAGACAAGGAAGACTACGAGTTTATCAAGGAGAAAACAGAAGACTTTTATAGAAAATACTCAGACCTTTTTGAAAAACGCATAAAGGACGGACGCATCAAAGACGGACATGGAGATATAAGGCTTGAGCATGTGGCTTTTTTAGAGGAAGGTATCTGTGTTTTTGACTGTATTGAGTTTAATGACAGGTTTAGGTGTGGTGATGTAATAAACGATATGTGCTTTCTCTCTATGGAGCTTGAGCTTGTAGGAAGAAGAGACCTCTCTCAAGTCTATGAAGAAGAATACAAGAAAATAACGCAGGATGAAGAGTTTGACCTCTTTTTGCCCTTTTTCAAATGCTACAGAGCTTATGTGAGAGGAAAGGTAAACAGCTTTTTGCTTGATGACCCTCA